From a region of the Helicoverpa armigera isolate CAAS_96S chromosome 14, ASM3070526v1, whole genome shotgun sequence genome:
- the LOC110378261 gene encoding uncharacterized protein LOC110378261, with protein sequence MKIVLHLWLLVSASTTIAVKDPPLPPCPTNLQYFPQSLPMHCRMPRSADPAQFPGFPTLPPMSESFYQSPPPDKQPRPIPIPIPPFPGMPGAMPMPGPMGPMGQPMPPGPMPPGAMPVPMPGGPMPMPMPMVGGPPHKLPVIVMPFYSPDNSFKKQSTPRPRHRHPKKKRPRKKRPNSHESNDETSSGEGGSGSEDSEDSSEHGFWKGRAKGGRRKMSRRQMSGKKYRTKRKEVVNNKKKELLTPILQYVTKDGYVIFEKQISKGEAKDWLKPPRPDGPEVNAVEEKHDEKFNEVKPKSAEKVVKAYEEEEVHMRAEESKEAEAITQKPSIKVKPRHRPRKPNPLIKSDQ encoded by the coding sequence ATGAAGATAGTACTGCATCTCTGGTTACTTGTTAGTGCGTCTACTACGATAGCAGTCAAAGACCCGCCCCTGCCGCCATGTCCGACAAACCTGCAGTACTTCCCTCAAAGCCTGCCGATGCACTGCAGGATGCCAAGAAGCGCAGATCCCGCCCAATTCCCCGGATTTCCTACATTACCACCTATGTCTGAATCCTTTTATCAAAGTCCACCGCCAGATAAACAGCCACGACCTATCCCAATACCAATTCCTCCGTTTCCAGGAATGCCTGGTGCTATGCCAATGCCAGGACCCATGGGGCCAATGGGCCAACCTATGCCACCAGGGCCAATGCCACCGGGGGCTATGCCAGTACCTATGCCCGGTGGTCCCATGCCAATGCCGATGCCGATGGTAGGAGGACCTCCACACAAGTTGCCAGTAATCGTTATGCCCTTCTACTCTCCGGATAATTCCTTTAAAAAGCAATCGACGCCCAGGCCTCGACATCGGCACCCAAAGAAGAAACGACCGCGGAAAAAGAGGCCCAACTCACACGAGTCCAACGACGAGACCAGCTCTGGCGAAGGTGGTTCCGGATCTGAAGATTCGGAAGATTCAAGTGAACACGGATTTTGGAAAGGCCGCGCCAAGGGCGGACGAAGGAAGATGTCCCGGAGGCAGATGTCTGGCAAAAAGTACAGGACAAAGAGGAAAGAAGtagtaaataataagaaaaaagagCTATTAACTCCTATACTCCAGTACGTCACGAAGGATGGATAtgtcatttttgaaaaacagaTTAGTAAAGGTGAAGCAAAAGACTGGTTGAAACCACCTCGTCCTGATGGTCCTGAAGTTAATGCAGTCGAAGAAAAACATGATGAAAAGTTTAATGAAGTTAAGCCAAAAAGTGCTGAAAAAGTCGTAAAGGCatatgaagaagaagaagttcaTATGAGAGCTGAGGAGAGTAAAGAGGCAGAGGCAATAACACAAAAACCAAGCATAAAAGTTAAACCAAGACATCGTCCCAGAAAACCAAACCCATTAATAAAGAGCGACCAATAG